From the Solanum lycopersicum chromosome 10, SLM_r2.1 genome, one window contains:
- the LOC138338749 gene encoding uncharacterized protein — translation MDFVVDLSRTRRQHDSIWVIVDRMTKSTHFIPVKSAYKAEGNGGLYIDEILRWHGISLSIIPDRGAQFTLHFTRSFSKSLDWMAPFEAVYGRRCRSPVGLFEVGESSIFVAEIIHEAFQKILPMKGVMRFCRKWKLSSRFGVDEDLSYEDVPVEILDLQVKRMRNKEVATVKVWWRNNLV, via the exons atggatttcgtggttgatCTTTCGAGGACtaggagacaacatgactccatatgggttatagtggacaggatgactaagtctacccactttatccctgtgaagtctgCTTACAAGGCCGAGGGTAATGGGGGACTCTATATTGATGAGATTTTGAGGTGGCATGGAATTTCATTATCTATCATTccagatagaggagctcagttcaCTTTGCATTTCACGAGATCCTTCTCAAAGAGCTTAG ATTGGatggcaccgtttgaggcagtgtatggtagaaggtgtaggtctccagttgggttgtttgaggttggagagtcatcgaTTTTTGTtgcagagatcattcatgaagCCTTCCAGAAG ATAttacccatgaaaggggtgatgaggttttgCAGGAAGTGGAAGTTGAGTTCGAG gtttggggttgatgaagacttgtcctatgaggatgttcctgttgagattttagaccTGCAGGTAAAGCGGATGagaaacaaggaggttgccACTGTGAAGGTATGGTGGAGGAACAACCTTGTTTAG